Genomic segment of Corynebacterium urealyticum DSM 7109:
GGCGAGGGGCGGCGACCTGCGAAAATATTGAAAATGGCTATCAATTAGGGTAGGTTCGCGGTGTGCAGAAACGTCGTCTTAGCTCGCCGGCGCTAGCAATCTCCATCGCGGCGACCCTGGCGGCAGCCCTATTCATTGCAGCACTCGCGATCGGTCCGGTCACGATTGCGGTGCCGGACGTGCTGGCAAGTGTCTGGGCCCATGTCACCGGTGCGGGCGGGCGCGCTAGACAGGACCCCGAGCTGGGGAGCGCTTATAACGTCGTGGCGACTATCCGTTTGCCCCGCGCAATCATCGCCGCCCTCGTGGGAGCCGCTTTGGCTGTGGCTGGAACGGTGATGCAGGCAGTCTTCCGCAACCCGCTGGCAGACCCCGGCATCATTGGTGTGTCTGCCGGGGCGGCGACTGCGGCGGTGTTGGCCATCGTCACCGGATTCAGTGCGGTAGCCGCCTGGGCGCTGCCGGCCTCGGCCTTCCTTGGCGCGCTGGGGGGCCGTGGCCATCGTGCAGCTGGCCGCGGCGATGCGAGGGGGTGGGCCGGCCACTCTTGTACTCGTCGGTATCGCGCTGAGTGCGTTCTTGGGAGCGGTCACCGCGGCAGCGATCGCCAACGCTCCCTCGGACTCGGATATTCGCGGCGTAGCCTTCTGGCTCAATGGCGATCTTGTGGCCCGCACCTGGGAACACGTCGCCATCGCCAGCCTGCCGATCGTGCTTGGTATTGCGATTCTGTTGTTCTTCAGCCGGGACCTCAACATCCTGCTGATGGGGGATCAGGCTGCCCGTACCACGGGTGTGAACGTGCGGCGGGTCCGTGTTTTCACTCTGACGCTCGCCGCGCTGATCACCGCGTCGGCGGTGGCTGTGTCCGGCGTGATTGGGTTCGTTGGACTCGTGGTGCCCCACCTCATCCGGCTGCTCATCGGCCCGAATCACAAGGTCTTACTGCCCACCGCCGCACTAGCCGGAGCGGCCTTCCTGCTGGCGGCAGACACGATCGCCCGCATGCTTTTCGCACCCGTCACGCTGCAAACCGGAACAGTCGTGGCCTTCATCGGCTCACCGATTTTCCTCTGGCTGCTGCTGCGCGGACGCCGCTCGGTGGGGTGGTCCGCATGATTGATGCTCGTATCACCGTTCCGGGCATCCTCACTGATGTCCCCGTATCGGCCGAACCCGGGCAGGTCACTGGGATCATCGGCCCCAACGGCGCCGGAAAATCGACGTTGCTGCGTGGCGTCTGGCTGGATGCGGGCTCCTCTGACCGGCAGCGCGCCCGGCGAATGGCGGTCGTGCCCCAAGACACGACGATGAGTTTCGACTTCTCTGTCGCCGAGGTCGTCCAGTTCGGACGCCACCCCCACGTGTCGCGCTTCCAGCAGTTCTCGGATTCCGATGCCCGGATCGTGGAAGACTCGCTGGCGAGGGTGGGGATCGAGCATCTGAAGGAGAAATCGGTCAATCAGATTTCGGGCGGGGAGCGCCAGCTGGTTCATGTCGCCCGCGCGATCGCGCAGGACGCCCCGATCCTGCTGTGTGACGAGCCGACCAGCGCGCTCGACCTTAAGCACCAGGTGCGCGTGCTCACGTTGCTGCAGGAGCAGGCGCAACAGGGCAAGACCGTGGTGGTCGTCCTGCACGACCTGACCCTGGCGGCGCGGTACTGCGACCGGCTCGTCCTCATGGCAGAGCGGAACGTGGCGGCCACGGGGCCACCCGAGGCGGTGCTTTCAGCGGAGCGGGTATCCGAGATCTACGACGTCCCTGTGGACATTAGGCCCGACCCGGTGACGGAGAGCCTGCGAGTCACCCCGCTCTGACACCGCGTAACACCCCGTGGTGGTGGGCCGTCCGCTGCATCCGGGGACTTCCGGAACCCGAATCCCACGGTGGCGGAGCACGGAACGGCTACGCCCCGAAACCTAAGACAAAAGACTTTAAGGATGAGAATGACTATTGCCCTTAAGCACTGGCGTCGCGCGCTAGTTGTGATGTCCAGGGACGTTGTTGAGTCGGTCGAAGGGTACGCCGCCAATCGCAGAGTGGTGTCGGTGGTGGTTGTAGAAGTGGAGCCAGCCGGGCAGCGCCAGGCGTCGTTCGGCCTCTGAACCGTAAAACCTGGCATAGGCCCAGCCGTCCCCGAGCGTGCGGTGGAATCGCTCGATCTTCCCGTTCGTCTGCGGCCGGTAGGGGCGTGTCCGCTTGTGTCGGATGCCGAGCCGAGCGCAGAAGTCCCTCCATGCGTGGGATCTGTATGCCGACCCGTTGTCGGATAGGACTCGCTCGACGGTCACGCCTCGTTCGGCGAACCAGGCCACGGCGCGTTCGAGAACTCCCACCGCTGTGCTCGCCTGCTCATCCGACCAGATTTCTGCGTATGCGACGCGGGAGTGGTCGTCGATGACTGTGTGAACGAACGCCGTCCCGGTGCGCGGCTTGTGATCTTTTCCTCGTGGTAATCCCGGAGTCGCGAGCTTGTTCCGTGCGCCTTGCTGCCGACCTACGTAACGATGTCCACCGCCGTCGGGGATGTTGCCGAACTTCGTGACATCGACATGAATCAACGATCCCGGATGAGGATGCTCATATCGCCGCAATGGCTCGCCAGTGACACGATCGATATGCGAGAGGCGGTTCACGCGGCAACGGACGAGGACCGCGTGAACAGTCGACGTCGAGAGACCAAGTCGCGCAGCGATCTGGGCTGGCCCCAGTCGAAGCCGCCAGCGCAGGTTGATGATCTTCTTCTTGACATGCTCGGGCGTCCTGCCTGGGATCCGGTGCGGCTTGCTGGAGCGATCCTGCATCCCAAACTCACCCTCTTCCCGGTAGCGGCCTGCCCATTTCCGGGCAGTGATCGGGGAGACCATGAACATCTTTGCGGCGATCGTGGCCGGATAGCCGTCTTCGACAATCAGCCGAGCTAACCGGAGACGGGCACGAGGAGTGAGAAGAGCGTTCGGATGGGTCATCAATTGGCCTCCGCCGCGGTCTTCGTAAGCGCGCGTCTGGTGAGAAGCATGATGACGAGAGCGATCGCTGTCAGCACCGAAGCGACCCAAACCGGCGCGAGCAGCCCCAGCCCGGTCGCGAGCCCGAGCGCACCAAGCACGGGCCCCGCTGCAGCTCCGATATTCAATGCTGCGGTTGCGTACGAACCGCCCATCGTTGGCGCACCCGATGCTGCATACAGCACACGCGTGATCAGAGTACTGCCGACGCCGAACGACAGGAATCCCTGAACGAGGACGAGGACGATAAGCGCAACGGGATGAGATGCGACCACTGCCAACACGATCCAGCCTGTCAGCAATAGCGGTCCGCCGACTGCGAGCACGAGGCCAGGTCGTTGATCTGATAGTCGTCCTGCGATCGTGACGCCAAGGAACGATCCGATGCCGAACATCACCAGCGCGACGGACACCCACGCTTCGGCCAAGCCCGCGGTCTCGGTCACGATGGGTGCCAGGAAGGTGAATGCCGCAAAGGTCCCTCCGTTGATCAGCGCTCCGAGTGCCATGGCCAGGATGAGCCGCGGCGTCGCCAACTGGCTGAGCTCGACACGGAGCCTTGGTGAGGTCGCGCTAGTCTCGCTCCGACCAACATTGTTCGTGACGCCACGAATGACTCCAACGGCCGCGGGAATACAGAGGATGGCGATCGCCCAGAACGTCGTTCGCCAGCCCAGCGCTGTGCCGAGCAGTGCCCCGGCGGGGACGCCCACGACGGTTGCGATCGTCGTGCCGGAGAGCAGGATCGACAGTGCACGCCCCTTCTGGTTCGCTGGCACGAGGGTAGTGGCCGTGCTCAGTGCTACGGCGAGGAATCCTGCGTTTGCGAGAGCGCTGAGCACCCGGGTGATGAGCAGGAGAGAGAACACTGGTGTCATCGCTCCGATGACGTGGCTTCCCGCGAACACGAGAAGGCAAACGATCAATGTGAGCCGCGGTGGCCAACGGCGAGCGAATGCCGCCATCACTGGCGCGCCGACGACCATACCGACTGCGAATGCGGAGGTCAGCAGGCCCGCAGTGCCGACCGAGACGTCAAGTTCGGTCGCGATCGCGGGGAGCAATCCCGCGAGCATGAATTCTGAAGTGCCCATGACGAAGACCGCCAGGGCAAGCATGTAGAGGGCAAAAGGCATCGAGTACTCCGAGGTGTGAGATCAAGAAATGGTTCTTCTTGTCACCACGGCCAGCGCCCCGGGTACGCCAGACATACGCCCACACAGATCGTGGGCGTCGTAACTAGTGGTTCAAGGGGCTGGCGGTGTGACCGACAACCCCTGACCTGTCTGATTCGGGACTCGACATGCCCCAAACTCTAACATGCCTTCAATGGCAAGCGGTCTGGACAGATACTTCTTGAATCGGCACGGTGTCATTACGGGCGGGGGCCAGAACAACGTCCCTGGACATCACAGCTAGTCGCGCTAACCCTGCCGCTGTTCACCTTCGCCGCGTCCTGCTCCTCGGCCGAGGACGACAGCGCCGCGCAGGCGACGCAGGGTTCGGAGGAAAGCCGCAGCGCGGAATCCGCCGAGTCCGGAGAGGCGGTCACCAAGCCGCAACGCATCGCCTCCCTGTCCTCCGATGCGACCAGCCTGCTCGCGGAGCTCGTCGATCACGAACGCATCGTGGCATCCCCGGCGACGCCTGGCAGCAAGCCGGTCGGTGAGACCGCGCTTCCCGATGGGGTGCACGCGGACCCGGAACAGGTGCTGGCGCTCAACCCAGACCTGGTCGTGCTGACCGAGCGTCACGGGCCCGAAGGTTCGGCTGCGGATCTGCTCGCCAACAGCGGGGTGAAGGTTCACACCTTCAAGGACTCCGATTGGAGCTCCATCGACAGCCTCATGGAGAGCATGAACGTGCTCGGCGAGCTGACTGGCGAGAAGGAAAAGGCCCAGGAGCTGAGCGCGAAGATCGGCGAGCGACGCGATGAGATCGTGAGCGCACTGGACACAAAGGCCAAGCCCCGCGTCCTGCTGCTCATGGCTCGCGGCGGTAAGAAGATGATTATGGCGCCGTCCACGATGGCCAGCGGTCTTGTCAAGGAGGCTGGTGGCGAGCTGATCTCCGAGGCCGAGGGCATGCGGGGTGCGGCGCCGGCAGACCCGGAACGCATCGCCGCGCTTGCTCCGGACGTCATCCTCGTCGAAGACTTCCGCGGACAGGGTAAGGAGGCCTTCGCGGACCTTCTGGACCAGCCGGCGATAGCCGAGCTGGGCGCCCGGGTGGAGCTGATCTCCCCGGCAACCACCGGTGCCTCCGCGGGCTCGAAGATCACCACGGGGCTGGAGGACGTCGCCGAGAAGATCGGCACGAAGCGAAACTAACGACGCGCCGGGTTAGGCGAAGGCTCCGGCCTCGTCACCGGCTAGCACGTCCTCACCCTGGGGAGCGCCCGGGGCGGTGCCCTCGCCGAACGGGGTGCCCGGGAGCTCCTCGCGACCGTGTTCGGTGTAGAAAATCTCCGGGCTTGGGCCGACCGGGACCACACCGGTGGGGTTGATGTCCGTGTGCACCAGGAAATAATGGTCCTTGATCTGCTGGAAGTTTGTGCTGTCACCGAAGCCCGGCGTCTGGAAGAGATCGCGGAGGTAGCCCCACAGGTGTGGCATCTCCGAGATCTTGTTGCGATTGCACTTGAAGTGGTTGTGATACACCATGTCGAAGCGGACCAGGGTGGGGTAGAGGTACACATCCGCCAAGGTGATGTGATCGCCGACGAGGTAGCGACGGGTGCTCAGGCGTTCCTCCAGCCAGTCGAGGGTGGCGAAAAGCTCATTGAACGCCTTTTCATAGGATTCCTGGGAGCCGGTGAACCCCGCGCGGTAGACGCCGTTGTTGACGGTGCGGAAGACGCGATCGTTGATCTCGTCGATCTCTGCGCGCAACGCCTCCGGGTAGAGGTCCGGGGCTCCCGGGCGTTGATAATCAGTCCATTGGGTGGCGAGGTCCTCGACGCTGCTGAAGAAATCATTGCTCACCACCGACTTCGACGCGACCTCCACCATGGCCGGCACAGTGATGCCGCGAGGGTAATCCCGGTAGCGGTTGAGATAGGCATCGCGGAGCTTGCCGATCTTCAGCACGGGGTCGATGGAACCCTCGTCGAGGTCGAAGGTCCAGGACTTCCAGTCGTGGGTGGGACCGGCCAGACCTATCGAGATCACATCCTCGAGCCCCATCAGGCGCCGGGTGATGACCGCGCGGTGCGCCCATGGGCAGGCGCGCGCTGCGATCAGTCGGTAGGTATTGGCCCTCACCGGCCAGGCCTGACCTTTGCCTGAAGCGGTGTTGCTGGGGTCGAAGTTTTCGACGTCCTTGACGATGCGGTCGTCGATGTAGTTCATGTCGCGGTCGAATTCGCCGCCCGATTCAACGTAAGCCATTATCCCTCACTGTCCTTTTTCCTTTGGGTCGCCCTGTTGGTGGCATGAGCGGTGCGTCTTCCTCCATTATGGATGATATGTCACCAAAAACCAGCGCCTGGGGGATTCGGCCGTCCTGACGTGCGCGTTTCGGATGTTCCCCCGTGGTCGGTTGCTGGTGTGAGCAGCCTTAGCGATCTCCGACACTCCGCGTCTGTTCGGTCTGTTCCTGGGGAAACTCGTTTAGGCTGGGGATATGAGTGACGCATCGAATAATGGCAAGAAACCCCAGAAGGGGGCACTTGGAGGTTCGCCCTTCGGGCGCAACGACCGCGCATCGGAACCGTACGCCGATATCGATGTGCCAGATTATGAGGGCGCAACCCCGGAGCCTGCCGCCAAGGGCGCCTCGAAGGCGCCAGCTGCTCCGAAGGCTCCCTCTGCCCCAGCAGCTAAGACCGTGAAGGAACCCGCTGCCACTGCAGATAAGAAGCCGGCTGCAAAGGCTGCCCCCGCGGCGAAGACTGCGACCAAGTCCGAGGCAAAGCCGGGTAACGCCGCGGCTTCAGCCTCCGCCCAGACTAAGCCTGCCGAGGGCGATGCTCCGAAGGCAGTGGCAGCGAAGGCTGCTGGCGCTCAGTCTGCCGAGGCAAAGAAGGCCGGTACCGCGGCGAAGGACACTAAGGCCCCCAGCAAGGGCGCGGCGGCGAAGACTGACGCGGCAGACCCGGCGGAGCGAGGCGCTGCCGAACAGAACCGTTCGCGCGATATTTATGCCCTCGTGGGCCGCGCCCGTCCGCAGCGCATCGAGGCTGCTGCGCCGGAAGCGGGTCCCGCGGCCGAGCCTGCTCTGGCTGCCGAAAACCAGGATGCGGCTGGTGAGCAGCCGGACGTCGCCGAGGACCAGCGCACTGAGGTGCTTGACCTCTCTGACTCTGCTGCGGGTACCGGCTCGCAGGGCACGGCGGCGCAGCAGCAGTCGCAGCCACAGGCCGGCACGAACACCGCAACGCTTGGCGCTGGCGTTGCCGGAGCCGGGGCAGTGGGGGGCGCCGGCGGTTACGCCGTAGGCGCTGTTGCTCAACGGAACGACGCCGACACCGCCGCTCAGGGCTACCCGGCGCAGCCAGGTGATGATTACCCCCAGGACGCTTACGGCGCAGACGCGCAGTGGGATCCACATGCTCAGCCGGTGGAGCCTGAGGGCGAGCTCGCTTACGGACCTGACGGTCAGCCGCTCGCTCCCGCCGCCGAACCAGTGGAGACTCGCCGCGGGACCCAGTCCCTCGGCCTTGCCATCCTGCGCATCGTCGCGGGCGCAGTGCTGCTGATCTCTGGCTTGCAAACCCTCTTTGGCTTCGCTGGGGACCCAGGCATCAGCGCCCTCGAGAGCAGGCTCAGCTTCTTCAGCGTCTCTGGGGTGCTCGCCGTCGCTATCCCTGCCGCCGAGGTCATTGCTGGCGGGCTGCTGATCCTGGGCCTGCTCACGCCGTTCGCTGCTGCCCTCGCCTTCGTGGTCTCGGCCTTCATGGCGACCTTCCACCTGTCCGGCCATCAGGGCTCGCTGTGGCCTTACGGGCTGAACCCAGTCATCCACCAGTGGGTGCTCTACGCGCTGATCAGTCTCAGCCTGATCTTCACCGGGCCGGGTGGGGCCTCGCTGGACCGTTCCCGCAGCTGGGCGACCCGACCGCTAGCCTCCTCCTGGATCTTTGCGGTCCTCGGCATTGCCGGTTTCGCCGCGCTCTGGCTGCTCACGGGCGGTCGCAACCCTTTCTAAAATTCGTGGTACGGCGCGTTTAAGCGCCAGCGAAAGCAGAACCCGGGCCCATCAGGGGCCCGGGTTTTCTTATGGTGAGGGGAGTGGGAAGTTTCCCAGGTTTAGCTCAAACCAGCTCTTTCGGCTAGCGCCTGGGCCGTCACCGAGCGCGAATCCGGATGCACGCCCTGCTGGGCAACCGCCGCCGGCGTCCCGGTGGCCAGGATCTGTCCGCCCTCGTCTCCGGCGCCGGGGCCGACGTCGATAACGTGGTCGGCCTGCGCGACCACCCGGAGGTCGTGCTCGACGACGACCACCGTCGCGCCGTCGTCGACCAGACGACGCAGCTGGGCGAGCAGCAGGTCCACGTCCGCCGGATGCAGTCCTGTTGTTGGCTCGTCCAAGAGGTAGAGGCTGTGCTTGTGGCCCGATCCGCGTTGCATCTCCGAGGCCAGCTTGATGCGCTGCGCCTCGCCGCCAGAGAGCTCCGGGGAGCCCTGCCCCAGTCGCAAGTAGCCCAGGCCGAGGGCGTGCAGAAATTCGACGGAGCGAAGAATCCTCGGCTCCTCGGCAAAGACCTCCAGTGCCTCGTCCACGGTCAGCGCCAAGATGTCGGCGATGCTGCGACCGTTCCACTCAATCTCAAGGATTTCCGGCTTATAGCGCTTGCCGTGGCAGGCCGGGCAGGTGGTGTACGTGCCAGGCAGGAAGACCAGCTCGACCTCGATGCTGCCCGCGCCATCGCACTCCGGGCAGCGCCCCTTTGTCGTGTTATAGGAGAAGTCGGAGACCGACATGCCTCGCTGCTTCGCCTCTGGGGTAGCAGCAAAGAGCCTGCGGACGTGATCGAAAAGGCCCGTATAGGTCGCGACAGTGGAACGCACCGTGCGCCCGATAGGCTTCTGGGTGATGTGCACCAACCGGCGGATCTTATCGACCCCCGTGGCGCTCTCCACGCGGAAATCCCCGTTGGCGCCCGAACCGGCCGTGAGCTCGGCATCCGGGTCTTCGTCCGAGACCTCGTCGGCGCCGATCACCTGCTTGGCCGAGCGGGACACCACATCGGCCAGCACCCCGATGACCAGGGTGGATTTGCCGGACCCAGAAACGCCCGTGACCGCGGTCAGCGCCCCCAGCGGGAAGTCCACGTCGGCCCCGTCGAAGGCGCGCGCGTGTATGCCGCTGAGGTGAATGGACTGACCAGTGCCGGCCGGGGAGGCTGCCAACTCGGGAAAGTCCTCGGTTAACGCGGCGGCAGTGGGGGAACCCAGCTGCTCGGCGGTGGCTCGGAACTGGTCAGTAGGGCCGGAGAACACCAGCTGCCCGCCGCGCTCGCCAGCGCGGGGGCCGATGTCCACGATCCAATCGCAACCGGCTACCAGGGACATATCGTGCTCCACCAGAAGCACCGAATTACCAGCAGTGATGAAGCGTTGCAGCAGCTCGGACACCGCCTTGCGCTCCACGACGTGCAGACCCGCTGAGGGCTCGTCCAGCACGTAGGTCGTACCGAACAGGCTCGAGTTCAGCTGGGAGGCCAGCCGCAGGCGTTGGTGCTCGCCCGCGGACAAGCTTCGTGCCGGGCGGGAGAGGCTTAAGTGCCCCAGCCCCAGCTTGATCGCAGCGCGCACCGTGGGCAGCACCTGATCCAGCAGCAGCTCCTCGGCCTCGTCGTGCTCGGTCCACTGCTGCTTGGCGATGCCTGCCAAATACTGGAGGCGTTCCTCCAACACAGCAAGAACATCCTTCAACGCCAGATCATTAAACTCGTCGATGGCATAACCGGCGTAGGTGACCTGCAAGGTATCCGGCTGGAAGCCACGGCCCTGGCACGTCGGGCAGGTCGATGAATGCATGAAGGAAAGCACCCGGCGGCGGTTCTTATCCGACTCCGTCTCCGCCAGGGTGTCGGTGAGGTAGGTGGCAACCGAGCGCCACTTGCCCTTATACGATCCGTTCACGGCGTTTTCATCCCGCACAGGGTGGACGGTCACCACCGGCTGCTCATCGGTGAACAGGATCCAGTCGCGGTCTGTTTGCGGAATATCCCGCCATGGGATGTCCAGCGGATAGCCGAGGGTTCCCAGGATGTCCCGGAAGTTCTTGCCCAACCACGCTCCCGGCCACGCGGCGATCGCGCCGTCCCAGATGGACAGGCTGGGATCCGGCACCATCGACTCTTCTGTCGGCCGGTGCACGGTGCCGGTTCCCTGGCACTCGGGGCACATGCCGGCAGTGGTGTTGGGGGAGAAGGCATCCGAATCGAGCCTGCCGTACTCCAGCCGCTCGCGCATGCCGTTCGGGTAGCTGCCCGAGCGGGAGAAGAGCAGCCGAATACTATTCGACATATTCGAGATCGTGCCCACCGAGGAGCGCGCCCCACCCAGGGTGGTGGACTGCTGCAGCGCCACCGTCGGCGGCAGGCCCGTGACCGATCCCACTCGAGGGTTGACCGCGCCGCCGATGAGACGGCGGGCGAAGGGGGAGACGGACTCCAGATAGCGGCGCTGTGCCTCCCCGTGGATGGTGCCGAAGGCCAGGCTGGACTTGCCCGACCCCGACACGCCAGTGACCGCCACGAGGGTGTCCCGCGGCAGGTCGACGTCGATGTGCTTCAGGTTATGCAGGTGCGCATCGCGTACCCGGATCATCGGATCGTGACCCGCGCGCTCCGGAGTGTGCGGAGCCGGGGACCCGGACGTGGCGTGAGTCATGGTAGCTACTTCACCTCGCGGACTGCGCCCTTATCGGCTGAGGTTGCCATCGCTGCGTAGGCGCGCAGGGCCTTGGTGACTCGGCGCTTGCGGGTGGTGGGCTGCCACGGGGTGTCGGAGGCGTCCATCTGCTCGCGACGGCGCGCGATCTCTTCCTCAGAGATCTGCAGCTCCAGCGTGCGGTCATGGACGTCGATGAGGATCGGGTCGCCGTCCTCAACCAGGCCGATCAGCCCGCCGTGGGCAGCCTCGGGGGAGATGTGGCCGACCGAGATGCCGGAGGAACCGCCGGAGAAGCGCCCATCCGTGATCAGTGCGCATTCGCGCCCCAGGCCGGAGCCCTTCAGGAAGGCGGTCGGGTGCAGCATCTCCTGCATGCCCGGGCCGCCAGCCGGGCCCTCGTAACGGACGACGATGCAGTCACCTGGCTTTACCTTCTTGTCCAGGATCACGCGCACCGCGTCCTCCTGGGATTCGACGACGAGGGCCTTGCCCTCGAAGCGCCACAGTTCCTCGTCGATGCCAGCAGCCTTGATGATCGCACCGTCCTCGGCGAGGTTGCCGCGCAGCACGACCAGGCCGCCGTCGGCGGTGTAGGCGTGCTCGACGTCGCGGATGCAGCCACCAGCGGCATCAGTGTCCAGCGAAGACCAGCGGTTCTCGGTGGAGAAAGCCTCGGTGGTGCGCGCCCCGCCCGGAGCGGCGTGGAAGAGGTCGATGGCGGCATCGCTCGGGTTCTCCGCGCGGATGTCCCAGGCCTCCAACCACTCCGAGAGGCTGTTCGCATGCACGGTGTGGACATCCTCATTGAGCTTTCCGCCGCGCCACAGCTCACCCAGGATCGCGGGGATGCCGCCGGCACGGTGGACGTCCTCCATGTGGAAGTCAGAGTTCGGGGAGACCTTGGACAGGCACGGCACCTCGCGGGAGAGATCATCGATGTCCTGCAGGGTGAAGTCCACCTCGCCCTCCTGGGCGGCGGCGAGGATGTGCAGCACGGTGTTCGTGGAGCCACCCATCGCCATGTCCAGTGCCATCGCATTCTGGAAGGCGTGCTTGGTCGCGATATTGCGCGGCAGGACAGACTCGTCGCCCTCGCCGTAGTAGCGGCGGCACAGGTCGACGATGGTGTGGCCGGCCTGGGTGAACAGACGGCGGCGGTACTCGTGGGTCGCCAGGGTGGAGCCGTTACCCGGCAGGGACAGGCCCAGCGCCTCGGTGAGGCAGTTCATGGAGTTGGCGGTGAACATACCGGAGCAGGAACCGCAGGTCGGGCACGCTGCGGACTCGACGTCCAGCAGGCCCTGGGCGTCGACCCTGTCGGATGCGGAGGCGGAGATCGCGGTGATCAGGTCCGTCGGGGCCTGGACCACGCCGTCGACGGCGACGGCCTTGCCGGCCTCCATCGGGCCACCCGAGACGAAGACGACCGGGATGTTCAACCGCATCGCGGCGTTCAGCATGCCCGGGGTGATCTTGTCGCAGTTCGAGATGCACACCAGCGCGTCCGCGGCGTGCCCGTTAACCATGTACTCCACGCTGTCGGAGATGATCTCGCGAGAGGGCAGGGAGTAGAGCATTCCGGCGTGGCCCATCGCGATGCCATCGTCGACCGCGATGGTGTTGAATTCGCGTGCCACACCGCCGGCCTCCTCGATGGCCTCAGCGACGATGTCGCCGACGTCCTTGAGGTGGACGTGGCCCGGAACGAACTGGGTATAGGAGTTCGCGATGGCGATGATCGGCTTGTGGAAGTCATCATCCGTCATGCCCGTCGCGCGCCACAGCGCACGTGCACCTGCGGCGTTGCGGCCCTGTGTGGTGACGTCGGAACGCAGTGGGATCGAGGCTCCGAAAGAAGTGGTGTTGTCCTGAGATGTCATGATCGACGTGCTCTCTTCAATATCTCTATGGGTGAAAGTGGCTTTCCGGCCCCGTACGGTCCCCGACAGCGGGGGAGGCGAAGCCGGCGTTGTGTTCTTTAGTTATCGCGAGCGCGCTCGGAGTTGCGGCCGGTACCCGGATCATCCGCGTTCTCTGGGGAAGCGACGGAATCCGCCTGAGACTCTGGGGCGGCCGTGGGGTCCTCGGCCTCGTGCTCCGCGCGACGCTGCTTCTCGTACTCAGCGTAATCCTCGGAGTCCATCAGGACAGCCGAACCGTCGCGGTGGACGACCTGGACCTTATTGTGAATGTCCAGGCGCGCCGGGGTGAGAGGGTCCGGGATGCGGCCTGCAGTGGCCTCTGCGAGGGCGGGGAGGCTGTTGAAGCTGATGCCAGGCAGCCAGAATTGAGAGTCATCTATTGCGGCTGCGTAGGCCTTACCCGCCTTGTTGAAACGGATGCCCTGGAAGTCCTGCCAAGCCACGGTCTTGGATGGTCGGATCAGTGGCTTGGCCGTAATACCCTGCTCATCCACGCGGGTCCCCGCCTTGATCACCCACACGATGAAAAGCAGCGGGAGCAGGGGAATCCAGAAGAACGCTGCGACGTTGTATCCGGTGAAAATGAGGCTAATCAGGAACATGACGAACCCGACGAGGATGTTTTCCCGGCTCGGGTGGAACGTCTGGGGGCGCACCGCCGGCCGACCGTGGTTGTGGTCGGGACGGGGCCGGTTCGTGGTGTTGTTGTCCTGGGCGCTCATGTGAGCCATTTAACCAGGTGCGCGGGGTGGGG
This window contains:
- a CDS encoding chloramphenicol resistance leader peptide; this encodes MSGVPGALAVVTRRTIS
- a CDS encoding FecCD family ABC transporter permease; translation: MAIVQLAAAMRGGGPATLVLVGIALSAFLGAVTAAAIANAPSDSDIRGVAFWLNGDLVARTWEHVAIASLPIVLGIAILLFFSRDLNILLMGDQAARTTGVNVRRVRVFTLTLAALITASAVAVSGVIGFVGLVVPHLIRLLIGPNHKVLLPTAALAGAAFLLAADTIARMLFAPVTLQTGTVVAFIGSPIFLWLLLRGRRSVGWSA
- a CDS encoding glutathione S-transferase family protein, which produces MAYVESGGEFDRDMNYIDDRIVKDVENFDPSNTASGKGQAWPVRANTYRLIAARACPWAHRAVITRRLMGLEDVISIGLAGPTHDWKSWTFDLDEGSIDPVLKIGKLRDAYLNRYRDYPRGITVPAMVEVASKSVVSNDFFSSVEDLATQWTDYQRPGAPDLYPEALRAEIDEINDRVFRTVNNGVYRAGFTGSQESYEKAFNELFATLDWLEERLSTRRYLVGDHITLADVYLYPTLVRFDMVYHNHFKCNRNKISEMPHLWGYLRDLFQTPGFGDSTNFQQIKDHYFLVHTDINPTGVVPVGPSPEIFYTEHGREELPGTPFGEGTAPGAPQGEDVLAGDEAGAFA
- a CDS encoding IS481-like element IS5564 family transposase, coding for MTHPNALLTPRARLRLARLIVEDGYPATIAAKMFMVSPITARKWAGRYREEGEFGMQDRSSKPHRIPGRTPEHVKKKIINLRWRLRLGPAQIAARLGLSTSTVHAVLVRCRVNRLSHIDRVTGEPLRRYEHPHPGSLIHVDVTKFGNIPDGGGHRYVGRQQGARNKLATPGLPRGKDHKPRTGTAFVHTVIDDHSRVAYAEIWSDEQASTAVGVLERAVAWFAERGVTVERVLSDNGSAYRSHAWRDFCARLGIRHKRTRPYRPQTNGKIERFHRTLGDGWAYARFYGSEAERRLALPGWLHFYNHHRHHSAIGGVPFDRLNNVPGHHN
- the cmx gene encoding chloramphenicol efflux MFS transporter Cmx encodes the protein MPFALYMLALAVFVMGTSEFMLAGLLPAIATELDVSVGTAGLLTSAFAVGMVVGAPVMAAFARRWPPRLTLIVCLLVFAGSHVIGAMTPVFSLLLITRVLSALANAGFLAVALSTATTLVPANQKGRALSILLSGTTIATVVGVPAGALLGTALGWRTTFWAIAILCIPAAVGVIRGVTNNVGRSETSATSPRLRVELSQLATPRLILAMALGALINGGTFAAFTFLAPIVTETAGLAEAWVSVALVMFGIGSFLGVTIAGRLSDQRPGLVLAVGGPLLLTGWIVLAVVASHPVALIVLVLVQGFLSFGVGSTLITRVLYAASGAPTMGGSYATAALNIGAAAGPVLGALGLATGLGLLAPVWVASVLTAIALVIMLLTRRALTKTAAEAN
- a CDS encoding ABC transporter substrate-binding protein, yielding MLAELVDHERIVASPATPGSKPVGETALPDGVHADPEQVLALNPDLVVLTERHGPEGSAADLLANSGVKVHTFKDSDWSSIDSLMESMNVLGELTGEKEKAQELSAKIGERRDEIVSALDTKAKPRVLLLMARGGKKMIMAPSTMASGLVKEAGGELISEAEGMRGAAPADPERIAALAPDVILVEDFRGQGKEAFADLLDQPAIAELGARVELISPATTGASAGSKITTGLEDVAEKIGTKRN
- a CDS encoding ABC transporter ATP-binding protein translates to MIDARITVPGILTDVPVSAEPGQVTGIIGPNGAGKSTLLRGVWLDAGSSDRQRARRMAVVPQDTTMSFDFSVAEVVQFGRHPHVSRFQQFSDSDARIVEDSLARVGIEHLKEKSVNQISGGERQLVHVARAIAQDAPILLCDEPTSALDLKHQVRVLTLLQEQAQQGKTVVVVLHDLTLAARYCDRLVLMAERNVAATGPPEAVLSAERVSEIYDVPVDIRPDPVTESLRVTPL